Proteins encoded within one genomic window of Actinoplanes octamycinicus:
- a CDS encoding SHOCT domain-containing protein — protein sequence MMYGYPHFMNTTGSAWSLILVMLLLTIAVVGAVAWWPQRREGESSAEKTLADRYARGDIDTEEYEQRMRTLHAVHH from the coding sequence ATGATGTATGGCTACCCGCACTTCATGAACACGACAGGGTCGGCCTGGTCCCTGATCCTCGTGATGCTCTTACTGACGATCGCTGTGGTCGGCGCAGTGGCTTGGTGGCCGCAGCGCCGCGAGGGCGAGAGCAGCGCCGAGAAGACACTGGCTGATCGTTATGCTCGCGGTGATATCGACACCGAGGAATACGAGCAGCGGATGCGGACGCTGCATGCTGTTCACCACTGA